The Limnospira fusiformis SAG 85.79 genomic interval GGTGCCAGAGGTTCTCAACTTCAGCCCATCGACTTCTAGTTTAGCTTGTAGTGAGCAGAACACCGACCAACCCACAGCATCGAACCCGGACCCATGAATGATTAATGGTTAACCTGGAGATTTGATGCTACTGTTAGGGCATATCATTGAAACTGTTAATAAAAGCCATTACTTGGTCAAAATTAGGGGTGGAATTGGCATCGGAACCACTATTAGGAGAGGGATTGAGTTTGCTGATTTGCGAGTTTTCATGAACCATAATCATTTTCTGGCCGCCATTGGTTAATTGCGTGCGGGTCGGTTTACTAAAAAATGGCGGATTGAATTCTGAGCGAATGGTGCGGGCTATTTTTTTCATCTCATTAACTTTGGCAATGACTTTACTCATAGCGCTTAACAATTGCGATCGCCGTTCTTTGGTCAGCCCGGAATCTTGAATCTGACGCAGTAAATTCACGATATTTTTCTGGGTTTGGGGAGCATCATCAAAGGGTAAAATAGCCAGACAGCCAATAGCAAATAGTTCTTGTTCTTGGTTAGCAATAAATGTGATTTTGGTAGTGCGATCGCCTACTTCTAGGCTGGGGGGACGTTCCATGACGGGAAACTCTTGAGCAATTTTGTGGTAAATGTTGGCTAAAGCCATATTCGCATCTTGATCTAAGGAGGAATTAACCAGAATCTCAACTATAGGTCGAGTTTGATTAAAAAACTTTCGGAGACTTTCCCGATCAAAATGATAAACCTGACTATGATCACCATTAGCACTCAAATCCACCCATTCACAGGTAATCTCATCAGCTTTTAGATTAAACCTAGAAACTTGATAAAGTTTAGCGCCAGTTAATGTGGCTCCCGACAAGTCTGCGCCACTCCAATTGGCTCGAATTAAGTTAGCTTGGCTCAAGTCAGCGTGAACTAAACTAGCCTTTACTAACACCGCGCTGCTTAAATTAGCACCGGATAAATTAGCGCCACTGAGGTTAGCCTCTGTCAAATTAGCACCACTGAGGTCAGCGCCTTGTAGGTCAATCCAGCGCATATTTGCACCACTAAAATCAGCATTACTCAAGTTAGCATAGGTCAGATTTGCTTGTCTTAATTCCGCATTACTAAAATCAGCTTTAGGTAAATTAACTTTAACTAAATCCGCTCCTCGTAGGTCGGTTTTGGTAAATTTAGTCAAAGCTCCAGAAGCGCCTCGCAGGTTCGCACCACTTAAATTAGCACCATTAAAGTTAGTCTGCTGAAGTTTGGTTTCACGCAGATCCGCCCCATTTAAGTTGGCTTGGGTGAAGTTAGCTTTAGTGAGTTTCGCTCTAATTAATTCAGCTCGAATTAATAGGGAGTTAATTAACTGTGCTTCCGTCAAATCTACTCTTGCTAAATTAGCTACATTAATGGTGGCTTGATTTAAAATAGCTTTGGTGAGATTAGCATTACTTAATCGAGCTACATTCAGATTAGCACGACTCAAATTCACTTCCCTTAAATCCGAGGCGCTTAAATTAGCTACACTCAAGGATGCACCACTTAAATTAGCTCCGGCTAGGTTAATTCGACTCAAATTGATTTCGTTTAAATTGATGTCCTCAAAATCTCGTTCTCCATCTCGATATTTTTTGACAATTTCATAAACTTTAAGAACGTCACTCTCAGAATTTTGATGGTTGTTAGTATCTGTCATTCTGTGGAAAATTCACTGTTGATGTTAAAATGATTAAGAGAGCAATTAACGAGGGAGCTAGAGGATTTTTGATGACATAATTATGGGGAATCAAAACTGGCTACAAAACTGGTGAAAATATCTGGTGTTGCCATTGCCATTTGCCGATATTTTTCGGGTGTGATTTTGGATAAATCCATCAACCCAGGAATATGACTAAACTTCCTCCCAAATTCGGGATGGCTATGAATAGCTAAATATTCCCCGACTAAGTTACTTAAAATGGTTTGAGTAGGATGGTGAAAAAATGGATGATTGCCGTCAATTTCTTCCTGTAACTTTTCGGATAACAAATGGTCTTCTAAACGGCTGATTTTTTTAATTATATCGATGCCAAACTGAATCACTTGGTTAGATAATCTGACTCCCATTTGAGAACTATTTTCCAAGGTGAGCATCCGCAATGATTCCAGAATACACTCTCTGGTTTTGGCGACATCTGCAAAGGGTAGAATCACTACATAAGCTGTCAGAAATAGCTGTTCCTCATCATCTATTCTAAACGATAAGAGGGTTCGGCGCGAACCTATATCAATGCTAGGGGGAGATTTGATAAAGGGATAGTGTTGGATAATTTGCCGATATATGGAAGCTAAAATGCAGTGGGTATCTGGGTCTAGGGGGGCATTAATACGGATTTGAACGGTGGGAGATTCAACGTTAAAAAATTGATGAGCTTGTTGGGAACTAAAACGCTGTATTTTGCTACCATCACCGTTAGGACTCAGATCAATCCAATCGCAGGTGATCTCATCTGCAATTAAACTAAATCTGGACAATCCATAAAGTTTAGTTCCTGTCAATGCGGAACCTCGCAGGTTAGCATCTGTCCAGTCACAGTCTATCAAATTAGCTTGGGTTAAATCAGCATGAATGGCGCTACAATTGAGTAAACTTGCGCCACTAAGATTAGCACCGCGTAAACTTGCGCCACTTAATTGGGTGGCTTCTAAGTTGGCGCCACTCAGGTTAGCACCACTTAAATTCGCCCAGCGGAGATTTGCGCCACTCAGGTTAGCACCACGAAGATCTGCGCCATTTAGTTCAGCTTGTCGCAGTTCAGCGTTACGGAGATTAACCCCCCTGAGATCGGCTCGTGTAAGATCAGCACGGGTTAGGTTGGATCTTTCTAGGTTACTGAGAATTAAACAGGCTTCTGATAGGTTAGCGCCGGATAAATTGGTTTGTTGGAGGTCGGCGTGTCTGAGGGTGGCTTCTCTTAAATCTGCTTCGGTTAAATTCGCCCCATTGACTATGGCTTCGCTGAGTTCGGCTCGCATTAGTTCGGCGCGAATTAAGGACGCATCGACGAGGTTGGCTTGACTGAGATCGGCTCTGATCAGGTTGGCGACGTTGAGAACTGCTTCATTGAGGTTGGCTCCCTGGAGAATAGCGCCGCTAAGTTTGGAAACGTTCAGTTTGGCTCGAGTTAGGTTAACGCCTGTTAGGTTGGCTCCGCTAAAGTTGGTAACGCTCAAAACGGCTTCGGTAAAATTAGCCTGACTAAGATTGACCCGGCTCAGATTGGCTTCACATAGCAGAATGGCACTAAAATCACGGTTCCCGGATTGGTATTCTAGCAGCAGTTCTTCGGCATCCATGCCTTTTTCGCTCCAGTTTAATGTCGGCAAATTAAACTGTTATTCTATCAAAATTTGGGGGGGATATGTCAATTCGTTGAGCTGGTGTCATAAATCTCTATGGGGTTTTGGGTTGACAATTTGCCAAAAGTTTGCTTGATTGGGAATTAATTTAAAGTTATTTGGTTGTGCATTGGGGCTGCCAGTTTTTCTCACTGGTAAACTCAGGGCAGCGATCGCACTTAATAATATTTAATGAACATTGGTATTGTCGGATTGGGTTTGATTGGCGGTTCCCTAGGCTTGGATTTGCGTTCTTTGTTGGAGAGGGAGGGATTAACTGAACCTCTGGGAGAATCAGTGCTACAGGGGGGGCGGGTGTTGGGGGTTTCTCGCCGCCAGTCTACCTGTGAAAGGGCGATCGCTATGGGGGCGGTTGATGAAGCCTCTTGTAGTTTGTCCTTAATGGCTAGGGCGGATATTGTGTTTATTTGTACCCCAATAGGGGCGATCGCTTCTACGGTTGAACAACTATTGGAACACCTGAATCCTCACGCCATTTTAACAGATGTAGGTTCGGTAAAAACTCCTATTGTTGATATTATATCTCCTATAAGGCGGAACTTTGTGGGAGGACATCCCATGGCGGGAACAGCTTATAGTGGTATTGATGCGGCACAGTTAAAGTTATTTGTAGGGCGACCCTATGTAATTACTCCCACGGAAACCACCCCCCCAGAAGCGACGGAGGTAGTGGTGGCGATCGCTAATTTACTAGGCGCGAGGGTTTATCAATGTTCCCCCATGGACCATGATCGGGCGGTAGCTTGGATCTCTCATCTCCCGGTCATGGTTAGCGCTAGTCTCATTGCTGCGACGGCTACTGAGGAAAATCAGGATATCCTGGATCTGGCTTATCAACTAGCAAGTTCTGGGTTTCGAGACACCAGCCGGGTGGGTGGTGGGAACCCAGAGTTAGGGGTGATGATGGCTAAGTATAATCGGGAAGCTGTGTTAAAGTCTTTGTCTAATTATCGCGAAAGTTTAGATAAAATTACACTCGCCATTCAACAGGAAGACTGGGAGACTTTAGAACAGTATTTAACGGCAACTCAACAAGGGCGATCGCGGTTTAATTGTTAAGATTCGGGATAATGCCCTAGTTTGATGTGGGGTAGCAAAACGATTATGGTACAATGTCTAAAGCCCGTTTACCGCCCCACTTCTGGATGATTTGATCATCAAAATCGTCGGCTGTTTCTAAGACAGATAAAACTGAGGACTCTAATTCTCCGGGGTCACAGGTTGAACCGACTATGGTATGGCTAAGGCAAATATTATCATGGTCATCGATCGCAAAACCACCAAAGCGCATTTGAGAATTTTTCAATAATAAAAATTGCATCAATTCCGGGGTAATTTCTGCCCCTTGAACTACGAGCGATCGCGTTTCAATGACAGCATCTTCGTGCCAGGGGTAAATTCGCACTTCCACCCACGCGGAACCCAGAAATAAACCAAAGCCAGGATCGTCTAATTTTTCCCAAGGATACTGAGTGAACATCTCCTCCATCCAGATAGCGACCTGTTCATAACATTCTCGTTGAACTTGGGTCTGAAATTCCATGATTGTTGTCCTCACTTGATATGCCCACTGAGTATAGGGAAACTTGGTTAAATTAGCGTTATAATATCGGTAATCGTGACTAACTTCTTCCCCGATCCACTCTGGTAACTCCACAGCCTGCTCCGGGCTGTTTAATTCCACTTCGGCTAAAATTAACCCCTGATTATCCCCGAAAAATTCGTCAACTTCCCAGATCAGATCACCGATGGGAATTTTATAGCGTTTCTTTTCAATGAGAGGGCCAACGCATAAACTAGATAACATCTGTTCGGCATCCTCAATGGGAATCAGATATTCAAACTCGGCGCGCTGATAGCCCTCAGAAGCGCCCTTAATGGTCAAATAGCCCTGATTTCCGGCGATGCGGACTCGGACGGTTTTTTCTGGGGTGGTGGTGATATAGCCCTGACGGTAAACCACTCCCACAGAAAGCGATCGCCACTGGTCCCCGCGCACTAAAAATTTACGTTCGATCTCAACTGCCATATTTTAGTCAATTTGCCCAATTTACCAAGCTGTGCGCCTATTGTATCGCGCTATCCGGGTCAAGAGTGAAAAGTTAAGCCCTCCCCTGACTAATCGGTGGTATAAAAAAAAATTCTGCATTCTGAGATACCTAAACTTGTAAATTTTTGTTAAGTATGGTAAAGTTGCTTTAACAGAAATTGAAGTAGAGGTACACATAATGCCATTCACCATTGACTCGGCTCGTAGCATTTTTCCAGAAACCCTAGCGGCTGACGTAGTTCCGGCGACGATCGCTCGGTTCAAGCAGCTTAGTGCCGAAGATCAACTGGCTCTCATTTGGTTTGCGTATCTGGAAATGGGTAAAACCATCACCATTGCGGCTCCCGGGGCGGCGAATATGCAGTTTGCTGAAAAAACCCTAGAGGAAATTCGGCAGATGACTCCCCTACAGCAAACCCAAGCTATGTGTGACCTGGCGAACCGGACAGATACTCCCATTTGTCGTACCTATGCTAGTTGGTCTCCTAATATCAAGCTGGGTTTCTGGTATGAACTAGGGCGTTTCATGGATCAAGGACTTGTTGCGCCCATTCCCGAAGGCTACAAACTCTCAGCTAACGCCAACGCTATCCTAGTGACGATTCAAGGTATTGATCCAGGTCAACAAATCACGGTGCTGCGTAATTGTGTTGTTGATATGGGGTTCGATACCAGCAAATTAGGCAGCTATCAACGGGTAGCAGAACCTGTTGTACCTCCTCAAGAGATGTCCCAACGGACTAAAGTTCAAATCGAAGGTGTGACCAATTCCACAGTCCTGCAATACATGGACAACTTGAATGCTAACGATTTTGATAACTTAATTAGTCTGTTTGCAGAAGATGGAGCGTTACAACCTCCTTTCCAAAAACCAATTGTTGGTCGCGATAATGTGCTGCGGTTTTTCCGGGAAGAATGCCAGAACTTGAAGTTAATCCCAGAACGAGGTGTTTCTGAACCGACGGAAGATGGCTATACTCAGATTAAGGTTACTGGTAAAGTGCAAACTCCCTGGTTTGGTGGTAATGTGGGGATGAATATTGCTTGGCGCTTCTTGCTGAACCCAGAAAATAAGGTTTTCTTTGTGGCGATCGATTTGTTAGCATCTCCCAAAGAGTTGTTGAACTTGGTGCGCTAGAATGGAGTTCACCTAGAAATTATATAGGCGAGCGTTTTCTCAACAAAAGCGCTCCCTTTTCTGCTGGGGATAAAGTCGATTCCCCATCGATTGAATGTGGCGATGATTGTAGTGTTACGGGCAGTAAAAAGTTACTTGAGGTTAATAGGAGAAAGAAGACCGTGTTTAATATAGCATTATGAAATGATTTGTGAACTACCAGCGGTTCAGATCAAATTACAACCACAGGAGATAAAGTTCATAATGATTTATCGAAGATTTCTGATGGCTATATGATGATTGATAGCACCTATTTATTGCCTAGATATATTCATACGGTACTCGCGCACTAAATATCGAGCAAATATCGGCTGTGGTAATGCTCAATTAGGTAATGATAAGTGAGTGAAATTAATTGGTCTGAACAGGATAAAAACGCGGCTGTAGATGCCTTACACAAGGCTTATGAGCGGGAGGTTAAGATTCTGATTGATGAGGTTAAACAAAAAGCGTTTAATCTGACAGAAATTGACGAGGTGTGGAAATTGCATGATTTTTTGAGTGCCAGAAGACACGATATTGATGGTAAGTATGACTATCGAGATGCTGCCAGTGTGTTTGTGTTAGCCACATTAGTTAAACAGGGATGGTTAAGCCTGGAAGAATTACAGGTTTTGGGTCAAGATAAATTAGCGAAAATCTCGGCTTTGACTAGGCTCTAATTCTCGCACCTATTGAATAAGGGCG includes:
- a CDS encoding pentapeptide repeat-containing protein, coding for MTDTNNHQNSESDVLKVYEIVKKYRDGERDFEDINLNEINLSRINLAGANLSGASLSVANLSASDLREVNLSRANLNVARLSNANLTKAILNQATINVANLARVDLTEAQLINSLLIRAELIRAKLTKANFTQANLNGADLRETKLQQTNFNGANLSGANLRGASGALTKFTKTDLRGADLVKVNLPKADFSNAELRQANLTYANLSNADFSGANMRWIDLQGADLSGANLTEANLSGANLSGANLSSAVLVKASLVHADLSQANLIRANWSGADLSGATLTGAKLYQVSRFNLKADEITCEWVDLSANGDHSQVYHFDRESLRKFFNQTRPIVEILVNSSLDQDANMALANIYHKIAQEFPVMERPPSLEVGDRTTKITFIANQEQELFAIGCLAILPFDDAPQTQKNIVNLLRQIQDSGLTKERRSQLLSAMSKVIAKVNEMKKIARTIRSEFNPPFFSKPTRTQLTNGGQKMIMVHENSQISKLNPSPNSGSDANSTPNFDQVMAFINSFNDMP
- a CDS encoding pentapeptide repeat-containing protein — encoded protein: MDAEELLLEYQSGNRDFSAILLCEANLSRVNLSQANFTEAVLSVTNFSGANLTGVNLTRAKLNVSKLSGAILQGANLNEAVLNVANLIRADLSQANLVDASLIRAELMRAELSEAIVNGANLTEADLREATLRHADLQQTNLSGANLSEACLILSNLERSNLTRADLTRADLRGVNLRNAELRQAELNGADLRGANLSGANLRWANLSGANLSGANLEATQLSGASLRGANLSGASLLNCSAIHADLTQANLIDCDWTDANLRGSALTGTKLYGLSRFSLIADEITCDWIDLSPNGDGSKIQRFSSQQAHQFFNVESPTVQIRINAPLDPDTHCILASIYRQIIQHYPFIKSPPSIDIGSRRTLLSFRIDDEEQLFLTAYVVILPFADVAKTRECILESLRMLTLENSSQMGVRLSNQVIQFGIDIIKKISRLEDHLLSEKLQEEIDGNHPFFHHPTQTILSNLVGEYLAIHSHPEFGRKFSHIPGLMDLSKITPEKYRQMAMATPDIFTSFVASFDSP
- a CDS encoding prephenate/arogenate dehydrogenase; the protein is MNIGIVGLGLIGGSLGLDLRSLLEREGLTEPLGESVLQGGRVLGVSRRQSTCERAIAMGAVDEASCSLSLMARADIVFICTPIGAIASTVEQLLEHLNPHAILTDVGSVKTPIVDIISPIRRNFVGGHPMAGTAYSGIDAAQLKLFVGRPYVITPTETTPPEATEVVVAIANLLGARVYQCSPMDHDRAVAWISHLPVMVSASLIAATATEENQDILDLAYQLASSGFRDTSRVGGGNPELGVMMAKYNREAVLKSLSNYRESLDKITLAIQQEDWETLEQYLTATQQGRSRFNC
- a CDS encoding CYTH domain-containing protein — encoded protein: MAVEIERKFLVRGDQWRSLSVGVVYRQGYITTTPEKTVRVRIAGNQGYLTIKGASEGYQRAEFEYLIPIEDAEQMLSSLCVGPLIEKKRYKIPIGDLIWEVDEFFGDNQGLILAEVELNSPEQAVELPEWIGEEVSHDYRYYNANLTKFPYTQWAYQVRTTIMEFQTQVQRECYEQVAIWMEEMFTQYPWEKLDDPGFGLFLGSAWVEVRIYPWHEDAVIETRSLVVQGAEITPELMQFLLLKNSQMRFGGFAIDDHDNICLSHTIVGSTCDPGELESSVLSVLETADDFDDQIIQKWGGKRALDIVP
- a CDS encoding orange carotenoid-binding protein, with protein sequence MPFTIDSARSIFPETLAADVVPATIARFKQLSAEDQLALIWFAYLEMGKTITIAAPGAANMQFAEKTLEEIRQMTPLQQTQAMCDLANRTDTPICRTYASWSPNIKLGFWYELGRFMDQGLVAPIPEGYKLSANANAILVTIQGIDPGQQITVLRNCVVDMGFDTSKLGSYQRVAEPVVPPQEMSQRTKVQIEGVTNSTVLQYMDNLNANDFDNLISLFAEDGALQPPFQKPIVGRDNVLRFFREECQNLKLIPERGVSEPTEDGYTQIKVTGKVQTPWFGGNVGMNIAWRFLLNPENKVFFVAIDLLASPKELLNLVR